In one window of uncultured Draconibacterium sp. DNA:
- a CDS encoding metallophosphoesterase family protein codes for MKNKHFLYSLILAIISLQLSAFNLFAQDNLLSFNNNQFKIVQFTDCHFHKGGEKSPEVLENIKTIMDAEKPDLVILTGDIVTGSGDNWPTLASWELLTEVLIQYKTPYAVTFGNHDDEAQISRKELLKYLSKRPYCVISDEGGDEVKGIGNYVLPIYNQNEIVEKLIYCLDSSSYSLAKNKGVDGYAWFDQSQIRWFARTNQSWLTKNQNAQSLLFFHIPLPEYKQAFDHGEFRNGVRMEDECSPKINTGMFSEMVLQGNVLGSFVGHDHNNNYVAQLFQIALCYGYFSGGNSYCDLPLNGARIILLKENKRTFTTWLRRIDGEILYEVELPYSEKK; via the coding sequence ATGAAAAACAAGCACTTTCTATATTCCCTGATACTAGCTATTATTAGCTTGCAACTTTCGGCATTTAATCTTTTCGCACAGGATAATTTATTAAGCTTCAATAATAATCAGTTTAAAATTGTGCAGTTTACTGATTGTCATTTCCATAAAGGTGGGGAAAAGTCACCGGAAGTACTTGAAAATATCAAAACCATAATGGATGCCGAAAAACCTGATTTAGTTATTCTAACAGGTGATATTGTAACAGGGAGTGGAGATAATTGGCCAACATTAGCAAGTTGGGAATTACTAACAGAAGTATTAATTCAATACAAAACTCCATATGCTGTCACTTTTGGAAATCATGATGATGAAGCACAAATCTCAAGGAAGGAATTATTAAAATACCTTTCTAAACGTCCGTATTGTGTTATTTCTGATGAAGGAGGTGATGAAGTTAAAGGTATAGGAAACTATGTATTACCCATTTATAACCAAAACGAAATTGTTGAAAAACTTATCTATTGCCTTGATTCCAGCAGCTATTCTTTAGCCAAAAATAAAGGGGTGGATGGCTATGCATGGTTTGATCAATCTCAGATTAGGTGGTTTGCACGAACGAATCAATCGTGGTTAACGAAAAATCAAAACGCTCAATCTTTACTATTCTTTCATATTCCACTTCCCGAATATAAACAAGCGTTTGATCACGGAGAATTTAGAAATGGAGTACGAATGGAAGATGAATGTTCGCCAAAAATTAACACAGGTATGTTTTCGGAAATGGTACTTCAGGGAAATGTTTTAGGTTCTTTTGTGGGGCATGACCATAATAATAACTACGTAGCGCAATTATTTCAAATTGCTTTGTGCTATGGATACTTTTCTGGTGGTAATTCTTATTGTGATCTTCCGCTTAACGGAGCCCGGATCATTCTTCTGAAGGAGAACAAAAGAACTTTTACTACCTGGCTAAGAAGAATAGATGGGGAAATACTATATGAAGTAGAATTACCTTACTCAGAAAAGAAATAA
- a CDS encoding MFS transporter: MAEKSVFHNKNLYFIFGVTLIAMMGVASITPAFPDIIRYFDISPQQVGWLIVSFTLPGIFLTPFTGILADRYGRKVVLVPSLFIFGFAGFACMFAPGFYWLLALRFIQGIGASSLSSMNITLVGDLFEGKKRTAVMGYNASVLSIATASYPALGGVIAIFGWQYIFALPILAIPLGIWVMKGLNNPEPKNKAHLRSYFSRVWKTINQRTVWGLFAVNFILFLILYGTYLTYFPLMMEHRLGADSSRIGLMMSLMSITTAIMSSQLARLNRLLGQKRQLIIGCVFYMLASLLLIDANSYLMLGVAVIVFGFGHGITIPSIQNMLVGYAAINERAAFMSLNSMVLRGGQTFGPLMVGVFYAIGGLEASFLSGAVMALLMMIIIFATVHVKRNTQES; the protein is encoded by the coding sequence ATGGCTGAGAAATCTGTTTTTCACAATAAAAATCTTTATTTCATTTTTGGGGTAACGCTAATTGCCATGATGGGTGTGGCAAGCATTACACCTGCTTTCCCCGATATTATCCGCTATTTCGATATTAGTCCGCAACAGGTAGGCTGGCTTATTGTTTCCTTTACGCTGCCCGGTATTTTTCTTACGCCATTTACCGGAATTTTAGCCGATCGTTATGGCCGGAAAGTGGTGTTGGTGCCCTCCTTGTTTATTTTCGGATTTGCAGGATTTGCCTGTATGTTTGCACCCGGATTCTACTGGCTTCTGGCGCTCCGTTTTATTCAGGGAATTGGTGCCAGTTCACTGTCGAGTATGAATATTACGCTTGTTGGCGATCTTTTCGAGGGGAAGAAACGTACCGCCGTTATGGGCTACAATGCCAGTGTGTTGAGCATCGCCACCGCGTCGTACCCGGCCCTTGGAGGTGTAATTGCCATCTTTGGCTGGCAGTATATTTTTGCTTTGCCCATTCTGGCCATTCCGCTGGGTATTTGGGTAATGAAAGGGCTGAATAATCCCGAGCCAAAGAATAAAGCACACCTCCGGTCCTATTTTAGTCGTGTGTGGAAGACGATAAACCAACGCACCGTTTGGGGGCTTTTCGCCGTTAACTTTATCCTTTTCCTTATACTTTACGGTACCTACCTCACCTATTTTCCATTAATGATGGAACACCGCCTCGGCGCCGATTCCTCACGAATTGGACTAATGATGTCGCTCATGTCAATAACCACAGCAATTATGAGTTCGCAACTGGCACGCCTTAATCGTTTGCTGGGGCAAAAACGGCAGCTGATAATTGGTTGTGTGTTTTATATGCTGGCTTCGTTGTTATTGATTGATGCCAACAGTTATTTGATGTTGGGTGTGGCCGTAATCGTTTTTGGTTTTGGCCATGGCATAACCATTCCGTCCATTCAGAATATGCTGGTTGGCTATGCAGCTATTAACGAGCGCGCGGCTTTTATGTCGCTAAATTCCATGGTGCTGCGCGGCGGACAAACCTTTGGGCCGCTAATGGTAGGTGTGTTTTATGCAATTGGCGGTTTAGAGGCCAGTTTCCTGTCGGGGGCAGTTATGGCCCTGCTCATGATGATTATTATTTTTGCCACAGTACATGTGAAAAGAAATACGCAAGAATCCTAA
- a CDS encoding fatty acid desaturase, protein MNTRQKETTPTNPWQSFIKNSASYQKPDSLKSVWQIINTFIPYVGVWVLLVYSLSVSLWLTAPLLIIAAGLLVRLFIIFHDCGHGSFFKSQKANRYVGMLFGILAFTPYDKWHSMHMKHHATVGNLDKRGVGDVWTMTKEEYLASSKKKRLYYRLYRHPITMFGIGSLYVFLIQNRFTKDWMTQKQKNNVYVTNIALVLLFVVMSFAIGFFTYLILQLIIIYLAGMAGLWLFYLQHQYEDVSWVRSNDWTYTKLALEGSSFVKFPKLLQWFSGNIGFHHIHHINARIPNYNLPKVYAENKIFRAVKPVTFRASLRTMRLRLWDEKLQKLIGFEEI, encoded by the coding sequence ATGAATACCCGGCAGAAAGAAACAACCCCAACCAATCCATGGCAAAGTTTTATAAAAAATTCGGCTTCTTATCAAAAACCTGATTCCTTAAAAAGTGTATGGCAGATTATTAACACCTTTATTCCGTATGTTGGGGTATGGGTATTGTTGGTTTATAGTTTGTCGGTTTCGTTATGGCTCACCGCACCGCTGCTGATTATTGCAGCCGGGTTGCTGGTTCGTCTGTTTATTATTTTTCACGATTGCGGGCATGGCTCGTTTTTTAAATCACAAAAAGCCAACCGGTATGTAGGAATGTTATTCGGAATTTTGGCTTTTACGCCCTACGATAAATGGCACAGTATGCACATGAAACATCACGCTACAGTTGGTAATCTCGATAAACGTGGTGTTGGCGATGTGTGGACCATGACAAAGGAAGAGTACCTGGCCAGTTCGAAAAAGAAGCGGCTATATTACCGCTTGTACAGGCACCCGATTACGATGTTTGGCATTGGCTCGCTCTATGTATTTCTTATTCAAAACCGATTTACTAAAGACTGGATGACGCAAAAACAGAAAAACAATGTTTATGTAACCAATATAGCCTTGGTACTCTTGTTTGTTGTAATGAGTTTTGCTATTGGCTTTTTTACCTATCTTATTCTTCAGCTGATAATAATATATCTGGCTGGCATGGCAGGATTGTGGTTGTTTTATCTGCAACATCAGTACGAGGATGTGTCGTGGGTGAGAAGCAACGATTGGACCTACACAAAACTGGCACTCGAAGGCAGTTCGTTTGTCAAGTTTCCCAAGCTACTTCAATGGTTTTCCGGTAACATCGGATTTCATCACATCCACCATATTAATGCCCGCATACCCAACTACAATTTGCCAAAAGTTTATGCCGAGAATAAAATTTTCAGAGCGGTAAAACCGGTTACTTTTCGTGCAAGTCTGCGCACCATGCGCTTACGTTTATGGGACGAGAAACTACAAAAGTTAATTGGATTTGAGGAAATATAA